The Sebastes umbrosus isolate fSebUmb1 chromosome 4, fSebUmb1.pri, whole genome shotgun sequence genomic sequence TACTGACAGACAGGGTGGGGGCAGGCCTCATGCTGCATCATTCATATTTAACCACGGTCAGCTGGCATATGATGAATGGTTGATTTTTTGATGAATTCTGGATAGATAATGAATCGGTGACAAATATGCAGAAGTGATGAGAGCTCTGGTACATTCATTACCGTTTTCTCATCCATAACAATTACGTTATTTCAGACTTGATAGGGTCTATTCATCGCAAACTGTTAGCCTCACTTTATACTGAGCACCATGTTTGAAAAGCTCGGCATAGATCTTTACACTTCAGTCGATACACTGAATGAAAACATCAGAAATCAAGAGCTTCCTGAGTTTGATTTCTCTCTTGTATTATCTCAGAGGCCAGTGTGCCTCATGTTGCATTGACAGACACCCTCATGCAGCTGATGTCACTCTGTTGCATGACTTTATCTGAAAATGTTGCCGTTTTCGGTGACCTGTGCTTTATAGAAACCTCTCATTTGGAGAGAGAAGGCGTTCTCGCTGCCTCTTCCCGCAAACAACAGCCTGGTTCTCACTCCTGCTGCTTTAGAAAGGGCCAAGAGCGAAGCCACGGGCCTCTCCCATGCCGGCTTCTGCATAGATAATAATACTTCATGTTTTGATTACAGATAAAATGTGCAGTGGGCCAAGGAGAAGCCCTGGCCCTCTTTGTAGCCATCCTCTAGTCAAGTTCACACTGCTTTGCTCATTTGCCCTTTAAAATGGAAGAGTTTAACATTCGCAAAAGACATAAAATGTATCCCTACTAGTGTTCTAAGGTGAAATACACTTTCTGGATGAAGGATTAGAATATATGTAGAACCACTCTACAGCActtaaatagtgaaaattacattttaagggGCAGACATCTTCCAAAGGCGTTTCAATGGTAATGATTTACATTAATGTTGTTGCAGGGCCAGATGGACAGCACTACTGGCCAAAGGATTATCCATATTGTGGTGGAGCGTTCCAGTCTCCAATAGACTTCAAGCCAAACCTGCTGAGGTTCGACCCAACGTTACGTCCAATTGAGATTCAAAACTACAACCTGTCGCCCTATGAGCAGCTTACACTTGGAAATAATGGACATTCTGGTGAGTATAAATCATCAGTGTTATCAGCAAGTTACATAATAaggtatagtgtgtcaaaataaatgtgtatttcaAACAAATCACAAAACTATGTTAACTCAGCAAATATTTAAGTTTAAGTACAGactatgttttgtttgtcttggGATCGAGAAATCCTTCAAATCAAAGTGGTGGTGGGTCAATGTATTCATTGGAAAAGGTCCCccataaacatggaggagtctgTTCTCACCGTTAAGACCTAATTTCTGGGTCAACCTAAAGAAAATGATAGGAGGATCTTCTCTCTGCATCTGCCACAGCAATTTTCCATAACCACTCTCTTATTATCTTAGCTGCCCTTCCAGCCAAAGAAAGAGCTCCATGTTTTGGGAAAATATGAGCAGAGATTAGTCATCTGTTCTGCCACTGCTGGGTATGATGCAACTTAACAAAAGAAACCGGCTTCGGCATAATGTCCGATATCTATACATAACTCTCAGTAATCAGAACATCCATGCCCAAAATATTTGGATGACTTGGCAGATGAACATGATTATTCCACCAAATTATAGTTTGTTGAATGGTTCTGTTTTGTTTGAAGATAAGAAACAGTTTCAATCAGAGAAAAGTGAGGTTATGTGAACTCTGGCACTAAACAGTATGATGCAGAACCTTGTCATTTGTTTCTTACATCATGCTACTTTTATGTAGAAATTGCTGTTTATGAGAAATGTCAGTGACAAGTTCTGTATAGCCAAACATGCATGTAATGTCTGCCTTGTGTTGGTGACCATTAAGTTGCTGTAATGTTGGTGTAAGTAAACTGTTATGTGCAAAGACCACCAGACAAATGCTTATGTGTGCATGCCTGATGGGCCTCAACGCCACAAGCTGAGTGGCATCATCAGCGTGACGTGTGTCTGAAATGAGCTGACAGAGGTTTTTCACTTGTAAACATTCGTCACACACTGATGAACATGTGGGAAGCGCCCTGCGCCACTCACCATAAAGTAAACGTAGCTGCACAGCTTTTGCAAAAGGACAGTAAAGTGCGGGCCACGCTGACTTCCTCAGTTTAGATAAAGTTGACCTTTCTTGATCCCCTGATGTTAACTGAAGTAACCTCTACCCTGCTCTGTTACGTGTGGTGGGGATGTGTCATGTCTCTTGATCCACAGTGCAAATATCGCTGCCCTCTAAGATGCACATCTCCAGCCTGCCTCATCGTTACACTGCAGCTCAACTTCATCTTCACTGGGGCACCAACGGTAGACCTGGAGGCTCTGAACACACGGTGAACAGTAAGCAGTATGCAGCAGAGGTAAACAAAGCAAACAGCACTCCTTACTACCCACTATTGTTGGAAAAGACACTGGTGgaaagtaaatgtaaaatgtactttacttgagtatttccatgttttgctactttatatttatacttatattactccactatatttcaCAGACAAATAtagcactttttactccactacatttatcacAGTTATAGTTAAAGGAGACACATCATGCTaattccccccccccaaaaaagcccagtctgctctgattagtCAACttaaccaaactcttcggactccactcTGGCTCCGCCCTAACtacctttgtttgagggcgtgccacactagctgctaggcaggtactatgcaaatgtgttacttggtgacatcaccacattacagaagaaaaagcaggacttcaagcaaggtgtttcaggcagttcaggagcagtgtttctgtgggggagagtaactccctttggcgtggactttgggctttgtaactttttacatgcacaataaactatataacacactaaaggaaagggaaaaagcatagtAGGTactctttaaaggtgctctatacgatatacagagcattaatatagcagcaaacaactattctctatgtaaagatatagaggagtaatgtctacctgagcagagaatgaagttgctctccctctgtgtgtgttgtaatacgAGTTTCTCAGTGCTTTGTTGATATAGCTGGATCaaagtttgtgcatgtgagcgcgcCCCACTGGCTATAGCTCGCGGCCGcctctctgcactgctctcatacggtggttacagctgataacgccaacCTGACTGACAGCGCCATTGCAGAAGCAGATTAAGATATTACATGTAAAACAGTTCATACAATATGAAGCATTGTTATGGAATACACCACccaataataaaagtaataatatatctataatgtgtatatatggTCCGATACATATAACTCTCTGAatggagtacttttacttttgatactttatttACATTTGCTAATAATACTTGACGTATtgtacttttacataagtaacattttgaatgcagaacttttacttgtaatggtgTATTTTATAATATAGTGTTGCTACacttatttaaataaaagatctCAATATGTCGGTGAAAGGTCAATATGCGGTTAGTTATCAGCGATTAAACAGGTCTTCCACTTATCTGCAGCATCAGGTGACAGCATCTCTGGCACCAGACGAATGATTTAATACTTTATGACTTAAAAGTGTGACATTTGATTGGGGGAGGAATCGGAGACACTGATTCCCTTCAAGGCTTACAGACGCTGCTCGAGCTCAAAAGCTCTGCATCTGCATATTACTGTTCCAGTTTCTTGACAGCGTGGCAGACATTCAGTTGACATCCACTTGCCAGAAAGACAGTTGCTGAAAATGCTTATTGTGCATCTTCCACTTTATTGTGTAATTGACTGTAAAGTACAATTGAATGCTTGCATAAAGCACATTCTAATTAAAGAGACTTCAAAGTTTTTAACAGTAAACAAGTTATGAGTCTTAAAAATGTTGActtctgagattataaagagAGGACAGTTAaggtcatttgttttgttttttcaaaataaatcatacCTATAAAATTAGCATATTTTATGACATAGTTGCACACACTAAAAAGACATGTTTCCAGTCAGCCTCAGTATGTATAGTATGACAGCGTGTCTCATTTCTGCAGGGTTTAAAGGGATTAGACTACCAGACTATTATATGCTTTGGTTTTCAACCACCTCTGAAAAGGAGTGGCTGTCTGCTCTATTTAATGTGTCAAGCCCTGGAAGCAGTTTTCACACACCAGTTTGCTCTATTTACTTGGTACTTGAAGTGAAGCAGACAATAAAGTTTAAAAGTAAGAGTCTCTTTTAACCAAAATGGGagactttttttatacataatttTGTGTCATTTGAGTTACAGTGGGTAGACACTGAAATGGTTACAACCTGTGTGCTTTTATGTGATCATGCCCCAGGCAGCTGCAGGCGGCACAGCCACATGTAAGGTGCTGTGGTTTGACCTGAAGTTATGAGTGGACACGTGGAGGACGTGCATCTTTTCAAGTCCCTCCAGAATCCAGAACCACAGTTCCTTGATGGCGTGTTGTTTTGGAGGGAAATTGAACATTTCCCAGAAATAGTGCAAATGTCCACCTTAGTGCTCAAGACAGAACAAAGTCTGTAAATACAATTTCATCACATTTGGACAGAATGACCAACAAGCTTTTGCGTTGCACACAACACAATACCGTCAACAAAACAACCGACAGTCTGGTATTTATTTATACGCTGTAATAGACCACCTACTGTGTCTCCAGTGTTTCTCGCGTGCTGTTGTCGTAGACTTCCCACCAATTTTACATCCCCTGAACACCACCAGCTATTTCCAATCCGATATACTGTGCATGGAACAGGTGTTGTGgcaaaaagaaacaacaaatcTCTTCTGCAGGCTCCCTGAAACTACACCGCATGTTattcaaacagaaaatgtcgtaaaatattaaagctgcagtgggtagaaatggaacaaatatgattacaaaagttatttttataaaatggtcactctatcctgacagtagtgcatgagacaggtaatcggaAAAAAATATGCCTCTGGTCAcacaacaaccaatcagagccgagctggagcctgccgtctctaagcagctgtcaatcactcacaaactccgatcaaacggtcaaactaggcagcgctgatcaaatatgaatcaatattctgttactgtaatgactatttcccatctcaaatgttttcagaaacatcttgtagtgtactgtttagctgtaaaatgagcaaGTTTgtggccatgttgagatcagttgaggaaataccaagcaccgcccaccagccagtgcaaactttctcattttacagctaaacagtacaccacaagatgtttctgaaaacatttgtgagaaataggcattacagtaacagaatattgattcatatttgatcagtgctgcctagtttgactgtttgatcggagttcgcgagtgattgacagctgcctccgttgaatgaacggccaataggaacactctctttctgaaattacctgtgattggtcaaagtctcccgtcacgggctggATCTtaataaagcctgaaaacagagcaatgaggaggtgcagaagtctagctatctctcagaacactttaattacaatatgctgagaggttattatggaatttttgcccaatgatgcaaaaaaatatactgcccactgcaggtttaagtcaaTTAATAAAATAGAACATTGGCATGAGATCTCCATAATTTTTCCTGTTGATCAGTCCTGTTGATAGATTAATTTGTTCCAATGTTTCTGACGTTTCCAAAAAACAGTGTGAGAGTGATATAGATCAAATGATCCAGAATTTCTCCAACATATCTGACGTCAATGTTTCCACTTATGTTTCCCCTCGGATGCAATAGAAAAAATTGTTCAATCATTCATCTCAACTACTTGCtattttgtatctttttgtATCTTTTACATGGTCTTGActcatttctttcattttctttcacagATGCATGTAGTACACTTCAATTCAGACAAGTATCCCAACATGGCCTCAGCTGTAGATAAATCCGACGGCCTGGCTGTGCTGGGTGTGCTGATTGAGGTGAGGCGTTGAGGGAGGGTGGACGACGACGATGTGTGAATTTCTGAGGAAATCTAACTATCTAACTGTGTTTGTCATACAGGTTGGAGAGTTCAATCCGGCCTTCGAGCAGTTTCTGAAGTTCCTCAATGGTATCAAATACAAGGGTAAGTCTAACGTGATGACTTTATTTTATGAGTAGTGAACTAAATATCAGCTGCCTCTGTCATTTTCTGAGGTTTTGGATCTTCAAAGTCTTCATCAGCGTATTCATGTGGCCATTCTGGATGTAAATAGTTGTTAAATGGTTACGTAATACTTCTGTTTTGGCAGATCAGAAAGTGCAGGTGCCCGGGTTCAACATCAGAGCGCTGCTGCCTGCACGTCTGGATGAGTATTACCTCTACGATGGGTCGCTGACGACTCCTCCGTGCTATCCCAGCGTGCTGTGGACAGTGTTCAGGAATCACGTCACAATATCTCGCAAACAGGTGCTCCTAAATGGATTTTGCAGACATTTAAATGTGGTCTCCTCCTTTACAAGTTGCATAacatgcttttgttttgttgtgtcttCTTAGTTCCTGGCCCTGGCAACATCCCTCTACTCCTCCCATGCCCAGGACACGGTCCCCGCGCCTCTGAATGGCAACTACAGGAGACCGCAGCCATCTGACAGCCGAGTTGTGTTGGTATCTTTCAAGGAGGGTAAGTATGGTCTTCAAACTGGGCTTGCTTTATTGTTAGGGCATGAATGCAAAGGTCACATAAATGGCTGCACTGCTTTAGACATTGCAAAAGGACCGGTTTGAATGATGTATGGGCATTTCTTCAGGTCTGTCACACTTGTTTGCTATCACCTGCTTGTGGTTGAGCTTTCACGTCGATGCCTTTCTTAATCATCTTTAAAGCTGATTGACTTTGATTAGCTTGGTGGAAAGTAGACCAAACAAATTAGCCTTCCCCTCTGACATACTGAAATGTCTGCAGCCCTTAAATTACTCCTTAAAGGCTTACTTTTATGTGGTTGACAGGGTTTACCACACTGTATGGTATTTAGCTCCATATAGTGTGGTATGAATGCGCATGTTTTCCTCGTTTTCAAAGCTTCCCTCTCTGAGCAATGCTTTTCTGATCGCACATGTGTTTTGACATGGCAGTGTGAAATCCTCTGCTTTTAGCTTTCATGAGCGGCATTTAGCAGGCGATGGCTTGTGCTTTTAGTTCATTGCTACAGGCAGCGCTGTTGCATGCTGGCTGTGAAGGCCCAAAGTTGTTCCAAGAAATATCCCACATGAAGGCTGGGATGTTTAACAAGCTGTGATTGGGTGTGTGTCGATGCAGGCAGAGGACTGCAAGGTGCTATCACAGTCACATCTCTACTTAAGAGGAAGCAAATCGTTCAGCAGCTGCTGGTCGGTGACCTAGCAGACCTGGCTGATGAAGGGCTCTATCAGCTCCTACCGAGCGGCTCAGAGAAGCTCCACGTAAGCAAGAAGAAAGACCTCAATGACCAGGGTGAGACTCTGGCCAAATCCAAACAACTAACGCTGAATCCATCCCCTTGGAAGAAGAGCTCTGTGGGAAACTTAGGGCTTGCCAGGGACGCGCTGTGCTACGTCTCACTGGAGCAGAGCATTTTGCATTCGCTCCAGCAGTCTCACACTGAGTACAAGCTGGTTCACGCTCTCAGAGATGCAACGTTCCCTGAGCTCAACCTCAAGAGCTACATGGACTGTAGGTCAGACTTAGCCCTCCCCACTATCAGACACATCCTCCGTGGACGGCCAACAGATGAGGCTTTTGAGTTAGATCGCTCTCTGACAAAAGCCTGGAAGAATACAAGAAAGACTTCCACAGCAATCAAGCAAAATGTGCCAGTGACAAACCATGGTGGTTTGTCTCCTGCCACCGTTCCCGGGATACCATTCAGACAGGGTTATCCACATCCTTGGCTTTTGCCAATGGAGTGGGAAGACTAGAGAGATTCCTGAAATAGCTGCGACTCACATTATGTCACATTCTGTAGCAGACATCAGTTGTGGGTCCCAGTGAAAGACACATTTTCAAGCCACGCTCTGCATTTCTTTGACCAATCTTTCTCACAAATGTATttaacattaaaggggacatatcatgctcattttgaggttcatacttgtattttgggtttctattagaacatgtttacatgctttaatattcaaagaacacactatttttctcatactgtctgtctgaatatacctgtagtcgccctctgtctgaaactttccgttttagcgcctgtctctttaagaccctcTCCCTAAAATGTCTGCTCTCATTGgcaaatatggtgcacctttacaaatgtagttctcaagctgtgggggCAGATACTCAGATGGGGGGCGGtgtattctaatgagcctgcatgtgacaaatAGAGTTTTTCCATACAAACATGCTGGCTTGGCTCGACTTGGTTTGACTACCCGCTTGAAGGTGTGTGTTTAGTGGACAAAGGAGCGGTTGTAAAAATGGTggataaacatttaatttctatATTCTTCACAATTCTTCCACCGTTACTTTTGCTGTTTgttctcttcctccctgcagtaTTAGTAGACGTGTTTTTATTAAGCATAGCCGGAGATAAACATttcacactaaacacacaataaaagtccccctttatattattatttaaaagcttttattatgaagtagCAAAAACAGGAAATATTGGGTTTTCATCAGCTGCAACTTAACATGCCTCCTGTACAGCTTAAAGCAAAACAGTAATATAAAGTAGATATGTGAAAGTACAAACAGGGACTCAGGAGAGAAACTATACTTCACACCTCAGAGATTCAATTAGAAGCTACAGAAGCACTGAGAGCTGAGCACACATAAACGTCTCTCTGGTCTCCTGCACATTGAGTCTCACTCACAACCAAAGTGCAACCCACTTGGAGGCGGGTTGGGCGCACTTTGGCCACGATCACAGAGATGTTCCATCTCGGGCGTGGCACAACTTGCTGTGCTAAAACTGGTAATGGAAACGCAAATCAGCGCGGCATTGTTTTACTCGGCGCGGCCAAAAGGGCTAATGGAAAACGCACTAATAccaaggggagccaaatctgtaTGTTGAAtcgcatgttttctgatctaggcagcccacaaaaaactggcTGGGTTGTcctatttcacagtttgtgggctggtaggtactccagatacccaaatgtatgtgcacaagcactgacacattttgatgattttttcatgatatgtcccctttaaattatttttttccagtatgTGCACATCATTATAACATGATTTCTAACATGTCATGTCATATGTCATGTACTGAATGTTTTTGCAAACATACACCTATGTAAAACCAGTCATCACCAGTGACTGTGCTCAGTGCTGTAAGCAGATTCTGAAATGTTACGACAATCTCAACATGTAtgttttcagagattttttttaatgaaaatctgCAAAAATGAGAGACATTTAGATTCTTTCAACGGGCTTTACGTCTGTTTGTATAACGTTGCCTTGCTATGAAATGCTTTAAAATAAACGGCCACAACGCACATATTCCATTGCTTTAAAATCTACAtgcatgtagctacatatatAGTACACAAAATGCACAGAATATTTATAGTGTTATGCTGTACACCAAGTTCTCTTCTATAGTATGGTAATTGTGGAGTTATACTTGTA encodes the following:
- the ca12 gene encoding carbonic anhydrase 12, translating into MHFLSFTPIVSLLLTFLAGLHGAKWTYNGPDGQHYWPKDYPYCGGAFQSPIDFKPNLLRFDPTLRPIEIQNYNLSPYEQLTLGNNGHSVQISLPSKMHISSLPHRYTAAQLHLHWGTNGRPGGSEHTVNSKQYAAEMHVVHFNSDKYPNMASAVDKSDGLAVLGVLIEVGEFNPAFEQFLKFLNGIKYKDQKVQVPGFNIRALLPARLDEYYLYDGSLTTPPCYPSVLWTVFRNHVTISRKQFLALATSLYSSHAQDTVPAPLNGNYRRPQPSDSRVVLVSFKEGRGLQGAITVTSLLKRKQIVQQLLVGDLADLADEGLYQLLPSGSEKLHVSKKKDLNDQGETLAKSKQLTLNPSPWKKSSVGNLGLARDALCYVSLEQSILHSLQQSHTEYKLVHALRDATFPELNLKSYMDCRSDLALPTIRHILRGRPTDEAFELDRSLTKAWKNTRKTSTAIKQNVPVTNHGGLSPATVPGIPFRQGYPHPWLLPMEWED